One part of the Methylobacterium terrae genome encodes these proteins:
- a CDS encoding multidrug efflux RND transporter permease subunit → MQFGTGQGNAARGGISGYFIRFPIATSLIMAGILFIGIVAYPLLGVAPLPQVDFPTIQVTAQLPGGSPETMASSVAQPLERQFAQIPGVSQMTSTSALGISSITVQFDLNRNIDAAANDIQAAINAAGGQLPKTLPSPPTYRKVNPADSPILLLSATSDTLPLIEVDDAADVQLAQRISQISGVGQVLIGGQQKPAVRVQIDPAKLVAKDLSLEDVRTQLSITTVNSPKGSFDGATRSYTVYANDQLTVAKDWNDVIIAYRNGAPLRVRDIGTAVAGPEDAKQAAWANGQRGVFLVIFKQPGANVIDTVDRIKAELPRITASLPAGVVVKTLSDRTQTIRASVEDVQFTLLITIALVVAVIFVFLRSVWATIIPSVTVPLALLGACALMWMAGYTLDNLSLMALTIAVGFVVDDAIVVLENIARHIEEGMKPMQAALKGAGEIGFTIVSISVSLIAVLIPLLLMGGIIGRLFREFAVVLSMTIGVSAFVSLSLTPMMASRFLKEHEDEHHGRLYRWSERVFEGMLHAYEAALDVALRHHVVTFLTFLGTVALTGYLFVIIPKGFFPQQDTGLIVGITEGGQDISFSAMEDRQRAVGQVIQADPDVASVAMSIGGSGQALNSGRMFITLRPRDDREANAFQIIDRLRPKLAKLEGVKVFLQASQDVRTGGRSSRTQFEYTLQDPNLDELNTWSPRLLEKLKTLPELRDVATDQQTDGTTLTLSINRDAASRFGITPQLIDDTLYDAIGQRQVAQYFTQLNSYHVVMEILPALQGNPDSLRDIYVKSPTTGGQVPLAAFATWTTVPVRPLSISHQGQFPSVTISFNLAPTIALGQATAAIDKAAKDLGVPATLATGFQGTAQAFQQSLATVPLLIAAALVVVYLILGILYESYIHPLTILSTLPSAGVGALAMLLWFGYDFSLIALIGIILLIGIVKKNGIMLVDFAIVAERHEGIGPEEAIRKAALLRFRPILMTTMAALLGGIPLMFGTGTGSEIRQPLGYAMVGGLAVSQVLTLFTTPVIYIYLDKLSTFLSGRTHGPRDEDEVPADEEPPRLREAAE, encoded by the coding sequence ATGCAGTTCGGCACCGGGCAGGGGAACGCCGCGCGCGGCGGCATCTCCGGCTACTTCATCCGTTTCCCGATCGCGACCTCGCTGATCATGGCCGGGATCCTGTTCATCGGGATCGTGGCCTATCCGCTGCTCGGCGTCGCGCCCCTGCCGCAGGTCGACTTCCCGACGATCCAGGTCACCGCGCAGCTGCCCGGCGGCAGCCCGGAGACCATGGCCTCCTCGGTGGCGCAGCCGCTGGAGCGCCAGTTCGCCCAGATCCCGGGCGTCAGCCAGATGACCTCGACGAGCGCGCTGGGCATCTCGTCGATCACCGTGCAGTTCGACCTCAACCGCAACATCGACGCGGCGGCGAACGACATCCAGGCGGCGATCAACGCCGCCGGCGGCCAGTTGCCGAAGACGCTGCCGAGCCCGCCGACCTACCGCAAGGTGAACCCGGCCGACTCGCCGATCCTGCTGCTCTCGGCCACCTCCGACACCCTGCCGCTGATCGAGGTCGACGACGCCGCCGACGTGCAGCTGGCGCAGCGCATCAGCCAGATCTCGGGCGTCGGCCAGGTCCTGATCGGCGGCCAGCAGAAGCCGGCGGTGCGGGTGCAGATCGACCCGGCGAAGCTCGTCGCCAAGGACCTGTCGCTCGAGGACGTCCGCACCCAGCTCTCGATCACCACGGTCAACAGCCCGAAGGGCAGCTTCGACGGGGCGACCCGCAGCTACACGGTCTACGCCAACGACCAGCTCACCGTCGCGAAGGACTGGAACGACGTCATCATCGCCTACCGCAACGGCGCGCCGCTGCGGGTGCGCGACATCGGCACCGCGGTGGCGGGGCCGGAGGACGCCAAGCAGGCGGCCTGGGCCAACGGCCAGCGCGGGGTGTTCCTCGTCATCTTCAAGCAGCCCGGCGCCAACGTCATCGACACGGTGGACCGGATCAAGGCCGAGCTGCCGCGCATCACCGCCTCCCTGCCGGCGGGCGTGGTGGTCAAGACCCTGAGCGACCGCACCCAGACCATCCGCGCCTCGGTCGAGGACGTGCAGTTCACGCTCCTCATCACCATCGCGCTCGTGGTGGCGGTGATCTTCGTGTTCCTGCGCTCGGTCTGGGCCACCATCATCCCGAGCGTGACGGTGCCGCTGGCGCTGCTGGGCGCCTGCGCGCTGATGTGGATGGCCGGCTACACCCTCGACAACCTGTCCTTGATGGCGCTCACCATCGCGGTCGGCTTCGTCGTCGACGACGCGATCGTGGTGCTGGAGAACATCGCCCGCCACATCGAGGAGGGGATGAAGCCGATGCAGGCGGCGCTCAAGGGCGCCGGCGAGATCGGCTTCACCATCGTGTCGATCTCGGTCTCGCTGATCGCGGTGCTGATCCCGCTGCTCCTGATGGGCGGCATCATCGGCCGGCTGTTCCGCGAATTCGCCGTGGTGCTCTCGATGACGATCGGCGTCTCGGCCTTCGTGTCGCTGTCGCTGACCCCGATGATGGCCTCGCGCTTCCTCAAGGAGCACGAGGACGAGCATCACGGACGCCTCTACCGCTGGAGCGAGCGGGTCTTCGAGGGGATGCTGCATGCCTACGAGGCCGCCCTCGACGTGGCGCTCCGCCACCACGTCGTGACGTTCCTGACCTTCCTCGGCACGGTGGCGCTCACCGGCTACCTGTTCGTGATCATCCCGAAGGGCTTCTTCCCGCAGCAGGATACGGGCCTGATCGTCGGCATCACGGAGGGCGGGCAGGACATCTCGTTCTCCGCCATGGAGGACCGCCAGCGCGCGGTCGGCCAGGTGATCCAGGCCGATCCGGACGTGGCGAGCGTCGCGATGTCGATCGGCGGCAGCGGCCAGGCGCTCAATTCCGGCCGGATGTTCATCACCCTGAGGCCCCGGGACGACCGCGAGGCGAACGCCTTCCAGATCATCGACCGCCTGCGGCCGAAGCTCGCGAAGCTCGAGGGCGTGAAGGTCTTCCTCCAGGCCTCGCAGGACGTGCGCACCGGCGGTCGCTCCTCGCGCACCCAGTTCGAGTACACGCTGCAGGACCCGAACCTCGACGAACTCAACACCTGGTCGCCGCGGCTCCTCGAGAAGCTGAAGACCCTGCCGGAGTTGCGCGACGTCGCGACCGACCAGCAGACCGACGGCACGACCCTGACCCTGTCGATCAACCGCGACGCCGCCTCGCGCTTCGGCATCACGCCGCAATTGATCGACGACACGCTCTACGACGCGATCGGCCAGCGCCAGGTGGCGCAGTACTTCACCCAGCTCAACAGCTACCACGTCGTCATGGAGATCCTGCCGGCGCTCCAGGGCAACCCGGACTCGTTGCGCGACATCTACGTGAAGTCGCCGACCACCGGCGGGCAGGTGCCGCTCGCCGCCTTCGCCACCTGGACCACCGTGCCGGTGCGCCCGCTCTCGATCAGCCACCAGGGCCAGTTCCCCTCGGTGACGATCAGCTTCAACCTGGCGCCCACCATCGCGCTCGGCCAGGCGACCGCCGCGATCGACAAGGCGGCCAAGGACCTCGGCGTGCCGGCGACCCTCGCCACCGGCTTCCAGGGCACCGCGCAGGCGTTCCAGCAATCGCTCGCGACGGTGCCGCTCCTGATCGCCGCCGCCCTGGTGGTGGTCTACCTGATCCTCGGCATCCTCTACGAGAGCTACATCCACCCGCTGACGATCCTGTCGACCCTGCCCTCGGCCGGCGTCGGCGCGCTCGCGATGCTCCTGTGGTTCGGCTACGATTTCAGCCTGATCGCGCTGATCGGCATCATCCTGCTGATCGGCATCGTGAAGAAGAACGGCATCATGCTGGTCGACTTCGCGATCGTCGCCGAGCGCCACGAGGGCATCGGCCCCGAGGAGGCGATCCGCAAGGCGGCCCTCCTGCGCTTCCGCCCGATCCTGATGACCACGATGGCGGCGCTTCTCGGCGGCATCCCGCTGATGTTCGGCACCGGCACCGGCTCGGAGATCCGCCAGCCGCTCGGCTACGCCATGGTCGGCGGCCTCGCGGTGAGCCAGGTGCTGACGCTGTTCACCACGCCGGTGATCTACATCTACCTCGACAAGCTCTCGACCTTCCTGTCCGGGCGCACGCACGGCCCCCGGGATGAGGACGAGGTGCCGGCGGACGAGGAGCCGCCGCGGCTGCGGGAGGCGGCGGAGTAG
- a CDS encoding alpha/beta fold hydrolase, with the protein MFVSVNGVRLFVDVENAGLVPAGDTMREKPTLLLLHGGPGFDHSALKPLFSGLSDVAQVVYYDHRGNGRSEDGERSAWTLAQWGDDVKGLCDALGLVRPIVLGMSWGGYVAQSYATRHPDHPGKLVLVSTAAKFEFPAVFERFGHLGGPEAARIAEAYWTAPTAERRADFIRVCGPLYRRTPSDPEAMRRAVIRHDTALHFNGPENEQGRMDFRSALAGLRCPVLVMAGDHDPVSPIAFSETIVASLPPDRVRFERFAECGHGVFGDAPERASAILRDFIVTGS; encoded by the coding sequence ATGTTCGTCAGCGTCAACGGCGTCCGCCTCTTCGTCGACGTCGAGAATGCCGGGCTGGTGCCGGCCGGCGACACCATGCGCGAGAAGCCGACCCTGCTGCTTCTGCATGGCGGGCCGGGCTTCGACCATAGCGCCCTCAAGCCCCTGTTCTCCGGGCTGAGCGACGTGGCCCAGGTGGTCTACTACGACCACCGCGGCAACGGCCGCAGCGAGGACGGCGAACGCTCTGCCTGGACGCTGGCCCAATGGGGCGACGACGTGAAGGGCCTGTGCGACGCCCTCGGCCTCGTCCGGCCGATCGTGCTCGGGATGTCGTGGGGCGGCTACGTCGCCCAATCCTACGCGACCCGCCATCCGGACCATCCGGGCAAGCTCGTGCTGGTCAGCACCGCCGCCAAGTTCGAGTTCCCGGCGGTCTTCGAGCGGTTCGGCCATCTGGGCGGCCCCGAGGCCGCCCGCATCGCGGAGGCCTACTGGACGGCTCCGACCGCCGAGCGCCGGGCGGACTTCATCCGCGTCTGCGGACCGCTCTACCGCCGGACGCCTTCGGACCCGGAGGCGATGCGGCGGGCGGTGATCCGCCACGACACCGCCCTGCACTTCAACGGGCCCGAGAATGAACAGGGGCGCATGGACTTCCGGTCCGCTCTCGCGGGCCTGCGCTGCCCCGTCCTCGTCATGGCCGGTGATCACGACCCGGTCTCGCCGATCGCCTTCAGCGAGACGATCGTGGCCTCCCTGCCGCCCGACCGCGTGCGCTTCGAACGTTTCGCCGAGTGCGGCCACGGCGTGTTCGGCGACGCCCCCGAGCGGGCCTCCGCGATCCTGCGCGACTTCATCGTGACGGGCTCTTGA